Within Sorghum bicolor cultivar BTx623 chromosome 2, Sorghum_bicolor_NCBIv3, whole genome shotgun sequence, the genomic segment TGTAGCATGAAGTCTAGGATGGAGAATGATGGATATTTCAAAAGCATCAGCCATGGCAGTTGTTGGTACAAGGGTGATGCTTTCATCCTTGCCACCCAGGCAACAAAGGTTTTCTACTTGGATGATAACAAGCATGGTGAACCCTGGAAAGTTGTTCAAAAATTTTCTCATCGGCTCTTGTGGAATGTGAATGAAGAAGAAAATGATGACGGGCAAGAGGGAGGGGTTGATCTGACATaccaagatgatgagcaagaaaTATCTCTAGTTCAAGCTCATGAAGGATCTTCGGTCAACGAACAGCCAGTCAACGAAGAAGACGGTATCAG encodes:
- the LOC8063898 gene encoding uncharacterized protein LOC8063898, producing the protein MVEGSHNGEDIDFFGQLKEVIQLQYNSDANSQRTVVLFKCDWFDTCSMKSRMENDGYFKSISHGSCWYKGDAFILATQATKVFYLDDNKHGEPWKVVQKFSHRLLWNVNEEENDDGQEGGVDLTYQDDEQEISLVQAHEGSSVNEQPVNEEDGISVEASLVDQICRQQDLEVEEHDLYNDDYDDTLGQYDSENECTIIIPNDDGEYSDVE